TGGACGGCGGCCATCGCGTCCGGCCGGACGCGGTCGTCGAACTCGCCACGGAGGCCGCCCGGCTGGACCGGGAGGAGAACGTACACCGGCTGGACGTCCTCGACCGCTCCTACCGGAAACTGGGCGGCAGATACGCCGAGTTCGCCGACCGCCTGACTTCGCTGGGACCGCGGCTGCTCGAAGAGGCCCAGGAGGACATCGAGGACTTCGCACTGCTGACCGAGGCGTGGGAACCCCTGGTACGGGCGAGCAGGACCACGCCCGTCCACCGGACCGGCCGGTAGTTGGGCCCGGAAATCTCATCATGCACCTGAACGCGCCCATGCGTGCAGCCCTGGCGGCGGCCTCCGAGGACCGGATCGTCTTCGATCTCGGCGGGATCGAAGCCCAATACGACTCCCTGCTGGCGGAGTTGCCCGACATCTCCGTCCGCTTCGCGATGAAGGCCTGTCCGGTGGACGAGGTTCTCGCCTGTCTGGCGCAGAGGGGCTCCGGTTTCGACGCGGCGAGTCCCAATGAGATCGCGCAGGCTCTGAGAACCGGCGTGCCGGTCAGCAGGATTCATTACGGCAACACCATCAAGTCGGACCGGAACATCGTCGACGCGTACCGTCTCGGCGTCAGGGACTTCGCGACCGACAGCACGCAGGACGTGGCGGCCATCGCGGCCCACGCCGCCGGATCCCGTGTGTTCTGCCGACTGGCCACCAGCGGAGACGGGGCGCTCTGGGGGCTCAGCCGGAAGTTCGGCTGCTCGGCGGCCGACGCGGTGCTCGTGATGGAAGCGGCACACTCGGCAGGACTGACGCCCTCGGGCCTGTCCGTGCACGTCGGCTCGCAGCAGATGACGTCCGACGCCTGGCAGGACGCCTTCGAGCGCCTTGCCGACGTGCTCACGTCCCTGAACGCCCGGGGGATCTTCCCGGACCACATCAATCTCGGCGGAGGCCTCCCCGCGCTCGGCTATCTGGACAACCGGGGCAGGCCGCTGGATCCCCCGGTCGACAAGATATTCGCCGTGATCCGGGAGGGCATGCAGCAGCTCCGGGCCGTATCGGAATCCCCGCTCGCATTCATCATGGAGCCGGGACGCCACCTGATCGCCGACCACGGTGCGATCAGGGCCCATGTGTCACGGCTGTCGTCCAGAGAGCAGATCGACGGCGAGCGTGAGCACTGGCTGTACCTGAGCTGCGGGAAGTTCAACGGCCTTTACGAGATGGACCAGTTGCAGTACCGGCTGGTGTTTCCCTCTCAT
This sequence is a window from Streptomyces sp. NBC_01217. Protein-coding genes within it:
- a CDS encoding type III PLP-dependent enzyme, which codes for MHLNAPMRAALAAASEDRIVFDLGGIEAQYDSLLAELPDISVRFAMKACPVDEVLACLAQRGSGFDAASPNEIAQALRTGVPVSRIHYGNTIKSDRNIVDAYRLGVRDFATDSTQDVAAIAAHAAGSRVFCRLATSGDGALWGLSRKFGCSAADAVLVMEAAHSAGLTPSGLSVHVGSQQMTSDAWQDAFERLADVLTSLNARGIFPDHINLGGGLPALGYLDNRGRPLDPPVDKIFAVIREGMQQLRAVSESPLAFIMEPGRHLIADHGAIRAHVSRLSSREQIDGEREHWLYLSCGKFNGLYEMDQLQYRLVFPSHAGGEHVPAVVAGPTCDSDDGYAHEHNRVSVPASAASGDPVWILSCGAYAIGYMTQGFNGFNPLPYTWIRGE